The Maylandia zebra isolate NMK-2024a linkage group LG1, Mzebra_GT3a, whole genome shotgun sequence DNA segment CAGATAATACTGTAAAAACCTGATTATGGCTCAGAGCAGTTCCACCAGTGCAACTTTATCATGACGAAATACACTTATGTCTAACCTGTACTGACCACCTGTACAAAAAGTgctcaaaaaagcaaaaagttcATGTCATTTGAAACCCTTTACGACACAGCGCAGGTGGAGGACTTGGGCGGCTGCTCCAGGATGGATTCCCGCCGCAGGTCGTTGGGTAAAGTGCCACCCGGACCCCAGACTGTGAGCTCGCCGTAGATGCCGGTCTCGATCATCTCCTCCTGCCAGGGGATGGGGATGTTCCCCGAGGCGAACTCGTCGAAAAAGTCCACGTCCTTGTCGTCCAGCTGCACGCCTTTAACGGTGGAGAAGGCTCCGACGTCGTCGACATCCTTCGCGTAAACTGTTTTGGAGTCCGGCACGAAAGGGGGCGTAAGAATCCCTGTGCAGACACAACACAGAGAGACGTGGGTTCTTATCTCTTCCCTAGGGTGACACACTGTCCTtattaaaagcaaaaaactgTTGCTTTGGCTCTGGCTGAATTTATTTCTGTGGCCCATTTAAAAAGAGAAGATAAGAAGATGAAAAGCCACAGAATAAATGTGGGTTTGGATCATCTCTAATGTTGGGGAGGTCCTGAAGTCTGAGTGAGTGTTTCTACAGCTGGATTTTTATCAGCACTAAAACCGATCACACCAAGCTTTAAATGAAACCAGTCCCGCTCTTTAAACCTCATGCACAGATGTGTGTTAGTGCAACCATGATGAAAGCCGACACTACAAACGGGAGACTTCAGTGGAACTTTGGGTTCCTTGCGTGTTTCTGTCTGACCTGCATTCAGTTTCCTCCAGTTAATCTCACTGAAGAAAGGGTGCGCCCTCAGCTCGTCGCACGAGTCGTTCTTGAAGCCGAGCCTCTTGTCGACCTCTTTGCACAGCAGACCCTCACAGATGGACCGGGCGTTCTCGCTAAACTTCTCCGGATAAGTTACCGGATCATTCAAAATCCGCTTCTTCACCACCTTATTCTCCACCTTTAACATTAAAaccaaagcagaaaaaagaaggTGAATGAAAACCTGATTGTCACGTTTGTTTAACACTCTAAAATCTGTATAATTGCACAGACAGCAAGATGCATGACAGAAAGAAACGAGAGGTTCTTGAGGAGAAAAGATCAGAAAGATCAAATGGTAAATTTACAAACTgcttcaaaaagaaaatgacacgAGATCGCACATAGCACGTCTCAGTGCTTCTACCTTCTCTCCTCGGGTCCTGAAGGGCCCCTTAGCAGCCAGAAACTCGTACAGAGTGACTCCCAGAGTGAAATAATCCACAGAGTAGTCGTATTCCTCACCTTTCAGCAGCTCCGGAGCCATGAAACCTGCAGGTGACAGCGTGTGACAGAGTGTGGATGAAAACGACCAGGATGCAAAGTATCCTCCATTAGCAGGGAAGACGCTTTTGTATTTCAGGGGATCTATTGATTGAAGATTCAATTTTAGTGCACATTTTGCCATTTCCAGATGTTACACTTTGGCGAACTCCTAGAGATGTTATCCGATCAACTTCATATTTGCTCAGTCTGAACTACAGATCTGGACCATATTGAAATGTGGAGCTTTTGAGTTTCTGTCAAAGGGCGTGGCCATGGCGCCATTGCAAAATGCAATCACTCCTCATGAATTTTCATTTTGATCTCATTCACTCATACAttttccagtctggaccaaaccACTCAGGTGTGATAAGGCTCCGCCcctaaacacatttcattgccaGCAACCGTAATTTGTCCAGGAAAGCCGCACACAGTGGGTTTTAGTTCACATTGAAAAATGTGAGTTTTTGTCAAAAGGTGTGACCCTGACGGCATGACGAATTTTGATGCTTCGCCATGAAGCACGAAATTGCTATAACTCAAAGAAATTTAGTCTCCTAAACTTCACAGGCATGCTGAGAGTCCCACCCTGAACAGGTTTGAATAGTTAGAGTGGCACCTAGTGGGAGCAAGACATGTAGTTATTGAGACTTTGATGTATTGCTTCTCCCAGGTTTACCCCatccacctcaaaagcggtcaGAATAAACATCACACTTTGATGATACTTCAGTGTTAAAATTGTGGGTTTACGTTGAatggcgcaccctggtggcaggGTGAATCACCGCAAAACAGGAAGTAGGTTTCATGTTTTATGGTCCTTTCCATTGACCATTGTAGCAAGGCTCCACAGCGCcagctacaataaaaaaaaaaaacaaaaaaaaaaaactagcccTCACACCATTCTTCATTTAGGAGTCTAAAATTTGGCAGCCCGATAAAAGACATCAAGATTTACAAAAAAATCTCTTGGAGCCAtatcctaaacccaacaggaaatcagacattttgaatttaatgtgTAATGTTAGCTAAAATTTTCACCGTTTTCAGGCCTCGTACTTTAGCGAACTCCTCCTCGGGATTTCAGGAGATCAACATGATCTCAGGTTGAAGTTAAAGACCTGGGTGGCATGTAATGGCGAAGCTTTTGAGATTTCGCAAAATGGTGTTGCCATGGCAGCATGGCAAATTTCGATAATTTGCCATAAAGCATAAAACTGCTGTAACTCAAAGACGCATCAGACAATCTCTACCAATGATGAGgaacagaaaattaaaagaatatTTTTCATCGCCACCTAGTGGACAGAGGAGGTGTTTAGCATGTCTCGATGCACCCAGTGTGAGTGCCCTCGCATTTCTGATTGCAGCTTTAATTTTGCATTGTTTTCATTATATGTTGATCAAAAGTCTCATACAAATAAACTTTCACTGCCTTTCTTGAACAAAAGTACACTTCGCTATTATCATACTGTGTAAAACAAATGATCTCTGAGCGGTTTTACTTTATTTCACATGATAACGTTAATTTGATAACGCTGGAGCTCATGTATGCAAAGAGCTAAACACCTGAGGTAAAATCCTCAactgtgaaatgtaaatgtagtAGTCTGTATTTCAGTATATTGCAAGGTAAATTTCACACATTACGTGCAGAAACACTGAgtttagttgggttttttttccatttgaggATTCTGTGGTGTACCTGGAGTGCCGGCGTAGCCCTTGATTTTAAACTGATCATCAGCCAGCTCCACAGCCAGACCAAGGTCAGAGATACGGACGTTACCTGTGTGAGAGCAAACAGGTTAATGTCAGCGTCACAGATATGATAAGCAACTCATTAACCTGCAGAAGTGTGATAACCCAAAGATATCCTTCTGTTAGCTGTGAAACACTTTGTGTGTAATGTAGGTatgaagtgtgtgtgtcagttttAACTTCAGGAGGCTATTTCAAGTCAAGGTGAAGAGCTGTAATTGCACAAGCAGCTACAACAAGGCTTTTGTAATGGTTTTTAGAAATAGTTCACCATTTTGGAAAACACGTTAGCATAAAGCTAGGTGAGACAGAAGCATAATTCTTACCATTATCGCAACATATAGCGCGCTATCTAAGGCTAAATGCGTCATTAGGGAAtcttaaaaacacaataaatactAGAGTCCGAACAATATCTGACTTTCAAGACTGATATCGATCTTGTGTtatttaaaaatctgatatCTCAATTTTGATATAAAATTTTCAATTTTATGAAACAAAAATGGATGAGCTTGTTGTCGTTTTTTTTGCAGTCTGCCCTCTAGTGAGCAAACTATGCAACATCAGCAGTCACACAATGGTCGAAGGGTGTTTCTTCCatctcttctttactttttcaaTTTTCATTCAGCAGTCGTTATAAATGCAGATACCAATAAATCGGTAAATAGCTAATACTGGATGATAATATCAGCCCTCCAATAAATCCTTTGTGCAAATTTGAAATGAACTATGTTTTGCAGGATAACCACAGAACGGTGCCACAGGTTGCAAAAACAGGAAAGCTGATGCCCCCTGTAGCTCTCCCCTCTTCGctctaagcccctcccaccAGAGAAGCACAGGCATTATTTGggctaaaaaaaataagactTTATGCAGCACACTTGCTGTAGACTGACCTGATCTAATCTGGGAAGGCTGATGATCTTGTAGGGAGTTAGACTTTCTAGAGCCTGGAGGAAGTGCAGGAGTCTAGCTCCTTCTCAAAAACCTCTTGATTTTACAACATGCAGAAATGTAACGATTTTGGATATgtttaaattatatataaaatatatatgctGACTCGAACATACAAACGGTGTGTAAAGGATGTTCAATcaattttgattaaaaaaaaaaagctctgaaatatggtTTTAATTTCTTCTCTGGTCATATTTCCTGTTGTGGAATTCTCTCACAGAAATCAGGATCCTTCGAGTCCCATGAGTGCCTCTCTTATTGTCTGTGTCTATAACTGATGGTCACTGCCAGATGTTAAACATAGGATTTTCCTGTGTCCTTGCAAGAAGTGGAAATAGGTTTCACGTGACTGTATTACCAGTCTGAAAATTGTTTAAATGTGATATCTATGATCCTGCAGGTAACCAGCTGCTGACCTCATACTATCGCTTCTTTCATGTTTACATTGTCTCTACGTGGTGGCATGAGCACTGCAGACTAGACAGTTACCTTGGAGTCATCTTGTTCACGAGTGTTTTACCTTGATTATCCAGCAGCACATTCTCTGGTTTGAGGTCTCTGTAGATGATCCTCTTCTGGTGGAGGTGCTCCATGCCCTGGATGATCTGCGCAGCATAGTAGCAGGCTCGTGGCTCTTCAAATCCCGGGTTGTTCTCATCCACATTATAGATATGGTACCTAATGCGATCAGAGAGAGATGTTGTAGGTTCATCCAAGGCAAAAATCCCTATATTGCAATAATAATTCTTAGTTTTGGGGTTGCAAGTTGTTAAATTACCTCTATGAGCCTGAAAAGGTGTAGGACgatgggtcaaagagaaaagatgatCTAACCTCAGGTCTCCGCCGTTCATGATGGTCATGACCAGACACAGCTCTGTTTTCGTCTGGAAGGCATACGCCAAAGAGACGATGAACCTGCTGTGAACTCGGGCCAGGATCCTTTTCTCCACCATCGCGCCCTGCAGGCAGCAGAGGAGACAGCAGGAGACATGAGAAACTCTGTGAGTAACAATATCTGAACTTGCATTTCCAGCTGCACCAGCTCTCCAACTTTAGCAGCGTCTTCTTGTGTCTGCTTTGATGACTAGAGACAGGAGACTTCAGTCGAGGTCCGCTCCATTTATAAACATGACAGGATTGGCACTTTATGCTATAAGGAGATCAAAATGTACTAATGCCGAGAGGACTAATCATATAAGCCCATGGTGCTCACCTGTAAGCCTCTATCCTAACACTGACTGTTTAGACAGGTAGGCTGGTCAGCTACTGCAGGTAAAAGTCCTGCAGAACCTCATGGAAACTAAATCAAAAAGGTTCCTGTATTTGAACAACTTCATGAACTGCTGGACCTATAATAGAGCAGGTGGCATGACTCCTTACCTCATAGCCTTTTCTCTTCTTCAGCCTCTTCTTGTTGAGCTTTTTGCAGGCATACAGTTTCCCCGTGCCCCTCATCTGACAGGCAAAGACTTCCCCAAAACCCCCTTTCCCCAGTACACGAAAATCCATGAACCAGTCATCTCCCATGGGCTGCATCTCCAGCCACTTCCACTGCAGAAACCTCTTCAGGTACATACTCTCCAGGAAAAACGTGTAGGGCACTTCCTTGAGGAAGTCCATCACACTGTCCATGGTCTCGTTGAAAAGGTCGTCAGAAGCCTGTTGGTGCTTCTCTTTGACCTTCGTGATGCCATTTTCTGGCAGAAAGGGGCAGTAATACTTGGCATCAGGCTCCATATAACGCGATATGATCTTGCACGCTTTGTTGACTCGATCTTCATCTTCAGCATTGTTGTACTCCTCGATATCTTTCCACAGACGGCTGGGGCCTTTGTACTCGTTGTTGGACTCCAGGAACTCCTGGAAGAGACGTTTGCCGATGGGCTGCTCCACACAGACCGTCTGGAAGCCCAGGTCTAAAGTCTCCCGCAGTCCCTCGCACACCGTGATGTGAAGCAGCTTCAGGCGGGAGTGGAACTTCTTGTCTCGGTTGGCCGCTGGGTTGGCAGTGCCATCAAAGCTTCCGCGGGCCGAGATGTAGGCAGAGTTGGCCACAACTGTCGTCAAGCCACCAATATCCATGGTGGATAAGAGAAAAGGAGGGAAGGATAAAGAGATGCAACTAAAGTGTTACAGGGAAGAAAAAGCAGATGGGAAAGTCTGCAAATGAGAACCGAAATAAAGAAATCGCAAAATGCAGACAAAAATCACAGAGAAGTAAGTGATGTAAGAGAGGACTTCTTCCTCCGGTGATTCAGAAGCAGAGTGACTCGCACATGTGAGCATCTGCTCACTGCAGAGTGACTTCCCTCCCTGACAGTCTCTGcctctcacacatgcacacacacatgcagatctACCTGACTCATCGCCTTTCCTCAAAGACACTTATCCACGCTGAATCTCTGTAATGCTCTGCCCCGTGCCCGACCATGTGCTCTGTGCCGGAGGCGGGACGAGAACAAGGTGTGAGGGAACACGATGGAAAGTAGAGGCAGaaaatgaaagaggaaaaagagacaaattaggtaaaaatatgcatttatgTAGCGGGACAGTAATGACAGCAGTGTAGAGAGAGAGCAAAGTTCTCcatcactttattaggtacacctgttgaCTGCACATtaagaaagtgaagaaaagtgatttaagtgactttgaatgtggcatggttgttggtgccagacaggctgatCTGAGAATTTTAGAaagtgctgatctgctgggattttcccacagaaccatctctagggtaaagagaaaggaaaggaaacagagagagaaaaaagagaaaacttcCAGTGAGCGGCAGTTTTCTCTGGGgaaaaatgtcttgttgatgtcagaggttagaggagaatggccagattgCTTCGAGCTGATATGAAGGCAACAGTAATTCAAACaatcacttgttacaaccaatgtatggagaagagcatctctgaatgcacgaAACATCAAACCTACAACAGCAGAAGACTGCACCTGACGCTGAAAAATGCCAGAGTCTCAATTTCTGAGCAACATTTGGACACTAGATGAAATGAAAATATGCTTTGTATCACCCCCCCATCCCTTTAGGACCTCAGCAGGATCATGTAttatgtcacaaagctcagatcaccTCAAACTGgattcttgaacatgacaatgctTCATAGTAGCTGGAGTAGCTGGTGTCATTAAAATATATGAACTTAGTAGCAGTGAAGCAAGCCGGCGGAGCCTCCACctgaaactgaatttgaagtTTTTGCAGCCCTGTATTAAAATAACCTACGCTCAACCCAGTAGAGCACCTTTAGGATGTGAcagatgtgcagccaacaaatctgcagaaaCTGTGGTGCTGTCATGTCATCATGGAGCAAAATCCCTGCTGGAGGAACATTTCCAGCATCTTGTTGAATCTCTGCCACAAAAAATGGGCTAGTACCTATAAAGTTTGTGCTTTAGTACATCAGAATTAGTCAAATGTTTCAGAGGCCAAACTGACTCaggttttcatttctgtttggaTTTGCAGTGATTTAAATCAGTCCTGTTATCAGTAGTAGCCAACCTTTTCAAGGTGATCCTGGTGTTTCTCCAGTGAATCAAGGACGTCATTGCTAATGAAGGAAGTTTACCTGCTCCTGTCATGGTACACCTTATCTTGGCCTCATAAATACATAGTGAAAGATAACACACATCACACTGTGGACCGACTGTAAGTGCAGAAAAGAATGAGACTGGACGCAAGACGTTAACACAAAAGCTGAAAGTTCCTCAGAAGATTTGGAGAGGGACGAGAGAGGGAAGAAAGAAATATTACAGCTGTCTTTACTGAGCtgagagaaggaaagagaaaaggTTTGCTGTGAAGCTCCATCATGGCCACTCTGAAGGAAAAGAGGACTTGCGGGCAGCGGTGTGAAGACTTCGGCCGCTTTGTCTGGAACTCGGAAAATGGGACGTTTATGGGAAGAACGCCAGAGAAATGGGGTAACAAGGACATGACTTCACTAACCTCTCCTGCATTAAATAGACTAGAATTTTTAAACCGCTTGCAACAAGTATTTTTCAGATTATTTAAAACATGCTGATAGCACTCATTCAGTCAAGTTACATGTTAAAAATTGTCCTAATAACCTttaaatcttttcttttctttttgtctgtattttattttgaattgttgctgtgatctgagctttgtgacatggtgcgcATGATGAGCACACTGTCCTCATAAAGGATTTGATGTGGTCAGCAAGAATACTCAGGaatgctgtggtgtttaaatgaagctcagttggtactaagatGCCCAAAGCGTGCCAAGAAAGTATCCCCCATGCTGTTACACCACTACCATCCTGAACTGGATGGAGCCATGTTTTTATGGTGTTAATGCTAAATTCTGACCCTAAAATGTGAATGTAGCTGAAACGAGAGTCATCAGACCAGGAAACATTTTTCCATCTTCTACTGACCAGTTCTTCCCATCCGTTAAGTAGCCTCGGTTTCATGCTCTTAGCTAACAGGAATGGCACCAGATGTGGTCTTCTCCTGCTGTAGCCCCTCTGCTACCATTAAGGTTTGGTGTGTTGAGGGCTCTGACCCTAGAttcaaatgtcacagcagaaattgaaACTGTGTGAAGCTGTAACTCAGCTTCCTGTTCTTTGATGACAGGAATGGCACCGAGTGTGATCTTATGTTGTTGTAGGTTTAATTTGCTGTCTTTCAGAGGTACTTTTCTGCAGAACTTGCTTGTAACAAGTAAATATTTGAGTTACTAATTCCTTTCTATCACTTTAAAGcagtctgacctctggcatcaacaaggcactGTCACTCTctggatgttttctgttttcggccctttctctgtaaaccctctTTAAATCATATAAGTCAGGGCCGATTGGCTCGTT contains these protein-coding regions:
- the grk1a gene encoding rhodopsin kinase GRK1 gives rise to the protein MDIGGLTTVVANSAYISARGSFDGTANPAANRDKKFHSRLKLLHITVCEGLRETLDLGFQTVCVEQPIGKRLFQEFLESNNEYKGPSRLWKDIEEYNNAEDEDRVNKACKIISRYMEPDAKYYCPFLPENGITKVKEKHQQASDDLFNETMDSVMDFLKEVPYTFFLESMYLKRFLQWKWLEMQPMGDDWFMDFRVLGKGGFGEVFACQMRGTGKLYACKKLNKKRLKKRKGYEGAMVEKRILARVHSRFIVSLAYAFQTKTELCLVMTIMNGGDLRYHIYNVDENNPGFEEPRACYYAAQIIQGMEHLHQKRIIYRDLKPENVLLDNQGNVRISDLGLAVELADDQFKIKGYAGTPGFMAPELLKGEEYDYSVDYFTLGVTLYEFLAAKGPFRTRGEKVENKVVKKRILNDPVTYPEKFSENARSICEGLLCKEVDKRLGFKNDSCDELRAHPFFSEINWRKLNAGILTPPFVPDSKTVYAKDVDDVGAFSTVKGVQLDDKDVDFFDEFASGNIPIPWQEEMIETGIYGELTVWGPGGTLPNDLRRESILEQPPKSSTCAVS